From a region of the bacterium genome:
- a CDS encoding glycoside hydrolase family 99-like domain-containing protein: MGNGNAAPPICILGMHGSGTDMVAQLLRAGGVCLGADDDLKPADAGDRGADGLWEHRGFTRLNDRLLAIAAGEGEEAPALEPGWSGGAAFDELRQEARELAATFAAGAPWAWKDPRTAFTHEFWRSVLPGARFVLCLRNPAELVLEPGGDREPQRQGRIWSAWEDYHRLLTEAPDPPAFHVVHCGSIFYDPVAEFSRLLGLLDLPVPEDAPKQAAAVVSGYWYRVPIAADVTPELQVPRAVAARHEGLCAAAGEVYERMLADETYQARLRRRGFASLFADFLDERQRHDELGGQHEDLACRHDAAVRQLRLLMGARPRRHRMIEQRLSGFSHLLGGLVGRGSGSTTPSPLARRFWALRRWRELLGLFNELWYLKEYPEVAEAGTDALGHFLTAGVLEGRRPNPFFDPEWYRQEYPASEGTDPLADYLDGGWRAGRSPGPLFDAPWYLAQNPDVARAGVEPLGHYLQMGWRENRSPSARFSIEQYLQAYPDVAKLGIEPITYESLHPGAGRGHGGEGMIRAGVIEEEIRASFANPQDSPDYEREEIARIDEPAVDLVAFYLPQFHPIAENDAHWGRGFTEWTNVSRARPMFRGHYQPHLPGELGFYDLRLPEVMQRQVELAKQHGIQGFCFYRYWFNGRTVLEQPLEQFLARPELDLKFCLCWANENWTRRWDGREEEVLLCQEHTEEDDEAFIADALRFFQDPRYIRIDEKPLLIVYHTQKMPEPGRTAARWRAFCARHGLAGVYLVAAQTCGFSDPNPIGFDAAVQFPPHNASVENLAPLLDTYGPFFGQIHEYAALAEVNTVQTKQYPLFNTVAVAWDNTARRGPAARVFFRATPAEYRRWLDKVLDLTVKHHPRGRRYAFINAWNEWAEGTHLEPDRKFGYTYLNETSRALLALAQRLGHRAGR, encoded by the coding sequence ATGGGAAACGGCAACGCCGCCCCGCCGATCTGCATCCTCGGGATGCACGGGTCGGGCACCGACATGGTGGCGCAGCTGCTGCGCGCCGGCGGCGTCTGCCTCGGCGCCGACGACGACCTGAAGCCCGCCGACGCGGGTGACCGCGGGGCGGACGGGCTCTGGGAGCACCGCGGCTTCACGCGGCTCAACGACCGGCTGCTCGCGATAGCGGCCGGCGAGGGCGAGGAAGCGCCCGCGCTGGAGCCGGGCTGGTCGGGGGGCGCGGCCTTCGACGAGCTGCGACAGGAGGCGCGGGAGCTGGCGGCCACGTTCGCGGCCGGCGCCCCGTGGGCGTGGAAGGACCCGCGCACGGCCTTCACGCACGAGTTCTGGCGCTCCGTCCTCCCCGGCGCGAGGTTCGTGCTCTGCCTGCGCAATCCCGCCGAGCTGGTGCTCGAGCCCGGGGGCGACCGGGAGCCGCAGCGGCAGGGCCGGATCTGGAGCGCATGGGAGGACTATCACCGCCTCTTGACCGAGGCGCCGGACCCGCCCGCGTTCCACGTGGTGCACTGCGGCAGCATCTTCTACGACCCGGTCGCGGAGTTCTCCCGCCTGCTCGGCCTGCTCGACCTTCCCGTTCCCGAGGATGCGCCGAAGCAGGCAGCCGCCGTCGTGAGCGGCTACTGGTACCGCGTGCCGATCGCGGCCGACGTGACCCCCGAGCTCCAGGTTCCCAGGGCGGTGGCGGCCCGGCACGAGGGGCTCTGCGCGGCCGCCGGCGAAGTCTACGAGCGGATGCTCGCCGACGAAACGTACCAGGCGCGCCTGCGGCGGCGGGGCTTCGCCTCGCTCTTCGCGGACTTCCTCGACGAGCGCCAGCGGCACGACGAGCTGGGCGGGCAGCACGAGGACCTGGCGTGCCGCCACGACGCGGCGGTGCGGCAGCTGCGGCTGCTCATGGGGGCGCGCCCGCGGCGCCACCGGATGATCGAGCAGCGGCTCTCGGGCTTCTCACACCTGCTCGGCGGCCTCGTCGGCCGCGGCTCCGGCTCGACGACGCCCTCGCCACTGGCCCGCCGGTTCTGGGCGCTGCGGCGCTGGCGGGAACTGCTCGGGCTCTTCAACGAGCTGTGGTACCTGAAGGAGTACCCCGAGGTCGCCGAGGCGGGCACCGACGCTCTCGGCCACTTCCTGACCGCCGGCGTGCTCGAGGGACGCAGGCCGAACCCCTTCTTCGACCCGGAGTGGTACCGCCAGGAGTATCCGGCCAGCGAGGGGACCGACCCGCTCGCCGACTACCTCGACGGTGGCTGGCGCGCGGGCAGGAGCCCCGGTCCGCTCTTCGACGCCCCGTGGTACCTGGCCCAGAATCCGGACGTCGCCCGGGCCGGCGTCGAGCCGCTCGGCCACTACCTGCAGATGGGGTGGCGCGAGAACCGCAGCCCCTCCGCCCGGTTCAGCATCGAGCAGTACCTGCAGGCGTACCCGGATGTCGCCAAGCTCGGGATCGAGCCGATCACCTACGAGTCGCTCCACCCGGGGGCGGGACGCGGACACGGCGGCGAGGGGATGATCCGGGCCGGCGTGATCGAGGAGGAGATCCGCGCGAGCTTCGCGAACCCGCAGGATTCCCCCGACTACGAGCGCGAGGAGATCGCGCGCATCGACGAGCCGGCGGTCGACCTCGTCGCGTTCTACCTCCCCCAGTTCCACCCGATCGCCGAGAACGACGCGCACTGGGGGCGGGGCTTCACGGAGTGGACGAACGTCAGCCGGGCGCGGCCGATGTTCCGCGGCCACTACCAGCCGCACCTCCCCGGCGAGCTGGGCTTCTACGACCTGCGCCTGCCGGAGGTCATGCAGCGCCAGGTCGAGCTGGCGAAGCAGCACGGCATCCAGGGCTTCTGCTTCTACCGCTACTGGTTCAACGGCCGGACCGTGCTCGAGCAGCCGCTGGAGCAGTTCCTCGCGCGGCCCGAGCTGGACCTGAAGTTCTGCCTCTGCTGGGCGAACGAGAACTGGACCCGCCGCTGGGACGGCCGCGAGGAAGAGGTGCTGCTCTGCCAGGAGCACACGGAGGAGGACGACGAGGCGTTCATCGCGGACGCGCTGCGCTTCTTCCAGGACCCCCGGTACATCCGGATCGACGAGAAGCCGCTGCTCATCGTCTACCACACGCAGAAGATGCCCGAGCCGGGGCGGACGGCGGCGCGCTGGCGGGCGTTCTGCGCGAGGCACGGGCTGGCTGGCGTCTACCTCGTCGCTGCCCAGACCTGCGGCTTTTCCGACCCGAACCCGATCGGCTTCGACGCGGCGGTGCAGTTTCCGCCGCACAACGCCAGCGTGGAGAACCTCGCGCCGCTGCTGGATACCTACGGTCCGTTCTTCGGCCAGATCCACGAGTACGCCGCGTTGGCCGAGGTCAACACGGTGCAGACCAAGCAGTACCCGCTCTTCAACACCGTCGCGGTGGCCTGGGACAACACGGCGCGGCGCGGGCCGGCGGCGCGCGTCTTCTTCCGCGCGACGCCCGCCGAGTACCGGCGCTGGCTGGACAAGGTGCTGGACCTGACGGTGAAGCACCACCCGCGGGGGCGCCGCTACGCGTTCATCAACGCCTGGAACGAGTGGGCGGAGGGAACGCACCTGGAGCCGGACCGGAAGTTCGGCTACACCTATCTCAACGAGACGTCGCGGGCCCTGCTGGCGCTCGCGCAGCGCCTGGGGCACCGCGCCGGCCGCTGA
- a CDS encoding energy-coupling factor transporter transmembrane component T, translating into MDLFFYLEHGSPLHRLHPVTKLVLLGACCSAGLVLARPAHLAAACAGLLGLLALAGALGNLRRVWLFLVLASAASVAVWTLTGRGATPLFLWTTREGLRAGVVAALRIDLFILAGVLFLSVARNEESVAGLRRLGLPYPLCFAFSTALRLAPTLVGTGSAVKEAQLARGLDVDRGTPLARLRNHVPLLVPTFLSTIRMTHHLAMSLEARGFGAGRRRTSLLSYGFGTRDVLTLAACVGALVAAALLRAG; encoded by the coding sequence GTGGACCTGTTCTTCTACCTCGAGCACGGCTCGCCGCTGCACCGGCTGCACCCCGTCACGAAGCTCGTCCTGCTCGGCGCCTGCTGCAGCGCCGGCCTCGTCCTCGCGCGCCCGGCGCACCTCGCCGCCGCGTGCGCGGGGCTCCTCGGGCTGCTCGCGCTGGCCGGGGCGCTCGGCAACCTGCGGCGCGTCTGGCTGTTCCTCGTCCTCGCGAGCGCCGCCTCGGTCGCGGTCTGGACCCTCACCGGGCGCGGCGCGACGCCGCTCTTCCTCTGGACGACCCGGGAGGGCCTCCGCGCCGGCGTCGTCGCGGCGCTGCGCATCGACCTCTTCATCCTCGCCGGGGTGCTCTTCCTCTCGGTCGCCCGCAACGAGGAGAGCGTCGCCGGGCTGCGCCGGCTCGGCCTCCCCTACCCGCTCTGCTTCGCCTTCTCGACCGCGCTGCGGCTGGCGCCGACGCTCGTCGGCACCGGCTCCGCGGTGAAGGAGGCGCAACTGGCGCGCGGCCTCGACGTGGACCGCGGCACGCCGCTGGCGCGGCTGCGCAACCACGTGCCGCTGCTCGTGCCGACGTTCCTCTCGACGATCCGCATGACCCACCACCTGGCGATGTCGCTCGAGGCGCGCGGCTTCGGCGCGGGCCGGCGGCGGACCTCGCTGCTCTCGTACGGCTTCGGCACGCGGGATGTGCTCACCCTCGCCGCCTGTGTCGGCGCCCTCGTCGCGGCGGCGCTGCTGCGGGCCGGCTAG
- a CDS encoding sulfotransferase, which translates to MFLRRLFGGRAARGPKLPNFFIIGANKGGTTSLAMYLDEHPQAFLCWPKEPHFFGRVDLLQREPGPVAQGGAMLKKYAQDALSMTTLDEYATLFAKAPAGVIAIGEASTGYLASQRAARNIRHVLPQARLVVSLRNPAERAFSNYKMYRKEGLEQGGDFMAIIRENPGNWYVNLGYYGRQLAHWLSLFPRDQLRVYLFEDLAADPAAVCRDVFSFLGVSPSFVPDVGRRYNVSESREDMPEEARAFLTAIYREDILRLQDLIRRDLSAWLG; encoded by the coding sequence GTGTTTCTTCGCAGGTTGTTCGGCGGCCGTGCCGCCCGCGGGCCGAAGCTGCCGAACTTCTTCATCATCGGCGCCAACAAGGGCGGCACGACCTCCCTCGCGATGTATCTGGACGAGCACCCCCAGGCCTTCCTGTGCTGGCCGAAGGAGCCGCACTTCTTCGGCAGGGTCGACCTTCTGCAGCGGGAGCCGGGCCCGGTCGCCCAAGGCGGCGCGATGCTGAAGAAGTACGCCCAGGACGCCCTTAGCATGACGACCCTCGACGAATACGCCACCTTGTTCGCGAAGGCGCCCGCGGGCGTGATCGCCATCGGCGAGGCCTCGACGGGCTACCTGGCGAGCCAGCGCGCGGCGCGCAACATCCGGCACGTGCTCCCGCAGGCCAGGCTCGTCGTCTCGCTGCGCAACCCCGCCGAGCGCGCCTTCTCGAACTACAAGATGTACCGCAAGGAGGGCCTCGAGCAGGGCGGGGACTTCATGGCGATCATCAGGGAGAATCCGGGGAACTGGTACGTGAACCTCGGCTACTACGGCCGGCAGCTCGCCCACTGGCTGAGCCTTTTCCCGAGGGACCAGCTCCGCGTCTACCTCTTCGAGGACCTCGCGGCCGACCCCGCCGCCGTCTGCCGGGACGTCTTCTCCTTCCTGGGCGTGAGCCCCTCCTTCGTGCCGGACGTGGGGCGCCGGTACAACGTCAGCGAGAGCAGGGAGGACATGCCCGAGGAGGCGAGGGCCTTCCTCACCGCAATCTACCGCGAGGATATCCTCCGGCTGCAGGACCTGATCCGGCGCGATCTCTCCGCGTGGCTCGGGTGA